In Gossypium arboreum isolate Shixiya-1 chromosome 5, ASM2569848v2, whole genome shotgun sequence, a single genomic region encodes these proteins:
- the LOC108453710 gene encoding DExH-box ATP-dependent RNA helicase DExH15 chloroplastic codes for MNTLSILTLPSLFRQTKHSQFPHFRCISQSLPFPRPSSIFSPLSFRLSFKSPRSPFSAEPQLSEEELEDDEDDDDFEAADEYDEYEDISGEVSDHVQPSEDEDEDDTENEKEISVDSSNWQKESTWQRVEKLCNLVKELGEEMIDVDALADIYDFRIDKFQRMAIEAFLRGSSVVVSAPTSSGKTLIAEAAAVATVARRRRLFYTTPLKALSNQKFRQFRETFGDNNVGLLTGDSAVNKDAQILVLTTEILRNMLYNSVGMASSGSGLFHVDVIVLDEVHYLSDISRGTVWEEIVIYCPKEVQLICLSATVANPDELAGWISQIHGKTELVTSSWRPVPLTWHFSTKASLFPLLNEKGTHMNRKLSLNYLQLSASGVNSYRDDGSRRRNYRDDGSRRRNSRRHGRNGSFDSIVGMSEQPLSKNDKNMIRRSQVPQVVDTLWQLKAKDMLPAIWFIFNRRGCDAAVQYVEDCSLLDECEMSEVELALKKFRLLYPDAVRETAVKGLIRGVAAHHAGCLPLWKSFVEELFQRGLVKVVFATETLAAGINMPARTAVISSLSKRTSTGRIQLSPNELLQMAGRAGRRGIDERGHVVIVQTPYEGAEESCKLLFSGVEPLVSQFTASYGMVLNLLGGAKVTRHSNESDETNTLQARRTLEEARKLVEQSFGNYLGSNVMLAAKEELAKIQKEIEALTYEISDEAIDRKSRKLLTEVAYKEIADLQEELRAEKRFRTELRRRMELKRFSALKPLLKDFENGHLPFICLQYKDSEGVENFVPAVYLAEVESLDGSKLKNMVSVDDSFALSSVGTSDTHQDVEPAYSVALGSDNSWYLFTEKWIKTVYRSGFPNVALTQGEALPREIMRTLLNKEETQWEKLADSELGGLWCIEGSLETWSWSLNVPVLSSLYESDEVLHMSQEYIESVERYREQRNKVARLKKKIARTEGFREYKKILDTAKFTEEKIKRLKARSNHLINRIEQIEPSGWKEFLQISKVIHETRALDINTHVIFPLGETAAAIRGENELWLAKVLRNKILLELKPAQLAAVCASLVSEGIKVRAWKNNNYIYESSPTVLNVISLLEEQRNSFVQLQEKHEVEIACCLDGQFSGMVEAWASGLSWRELMMDCAMDEGDLARLLRRTIDLLAQIPKLPDIDTLLQKNATTASDVMDRPPISELTG; via the exons ATGAACACTCTCTCAATCCTCACTCTTCCTTCTCTATTCCGACAAACCAAACACTCCCAATTCCCTCACTTCCGCTGCATTTCTCAATCCCTACCTTTCCCTCGCCCTTCTTCCATCTTCTCTCCGCTTTCTTTTCGTCTCTCTTTCAAATCCCCTCGCTCTCCCTTCTCCGCTGAGCCCCAACTCTCTGAAGAGGAACTCGAAGATGACGAAGACGACGATGATTTTGAAGCTGCGGATGAATACGACGAATACGAAGACATTTCCGGTGAAGTTTCCGACCATGTCCAACCGAGCGAAGACGAAGATGAAGACGATACCGAAAACGAAAAAGAAATCTCAGTGGATTCATCCAACTGGCAGAAAGAATCCACTTGGCAACGAGTTGAAAAGCTTTGTAATCTAGTTAAGGAATTGGGGGAGGAAATGATTGACGTCGATGCACTCGCTGATATTTACGATTTTCGCATTGATAAATTTCAG AGAATGGCGATAGAAGCGTTTTTAAGGGGTTCGTCTGTGGTGGTTTCAGCGCCCACCAGCAGCGGAAAGACTTTAATTGCGGAAGCTGCTGCCGTGGCGACGGTAGCCAGGAGGAGGAGGTTATTCTATACAACCCCGCTTAAGGCATTATCCAATCAAAAGTTTCGACAGTTTAG GGAGACATTTGGGGATAATAATGTGGGCCTTCTCACAGGAGATTCTGCTGTCAACAAGGATGCTCAGATTTTAGTCTTGACTACAGAGATTCTGCGGAACATGTTGTATAATAG TGTTGGAATGGCTTCTTCTGGGAGTGGTCTTTTTCATGTTGATGTGATTGTTCTTGATGAGGTTCATTATTTAAGTGACATATCTCGGGGTACTGTGTGGGAGGAGATT GTGATTTATTGCCCTAAAGAAGTTCAACTTATATGCTTGTCAGCGACAGTTGCTAATCCAGATGAGCTAGCTGGTTGGATTAGTCAG ATTCATGGTAAAACAGAGCTGGTAACATCATCATGGCGTCCCGTTCCATTGACTTGGCACTTCTCAACAAAGGCCTCTTTATTTCCGcttcttaatgaaaagggaacACACATGAATAG GAAGTTGTCACTCAATTATTTACAACTTTCTGCTTCAGGAGTCAACTCGTACAGGGATGATGGATCTAGAAGAAGGAATTACAGGGATGATGGATCTAGAAGAAGGAATTCACGAAGACATGGAAGAAACGGTAGCTTTGATAGTATAGTTGGCATGTCTGAGCAGCCTCTTTCAAAGAATGACAAAAACATGATTCGCCGTTCACAG GTTCCTCAAGTTGTTGATACACTATGGCAACTCAAAGCAAAGGACATGCTTCCAgcaatttggtttatttttaaTAGGAGAGGCTGTGACGCAGCTGTGCAGTATGTTGAAGATTGTAGCCTTTTGGATGAGTGTGAGATGAGTGAGGTAGAACTTGcattgaagaagtttcggcttcTGTATCCTGATGCTGTGAGGGAGACTGCAGTGAAAGGACTAATTAGAGGGGTGGCTGCACATCATGCTGGTTGTCTTCCACTATGGAAATCATTTGTTGAGGAGCTCTTTCAGCGAGGACTTGTTAAGGTTGTCTTTGCTACAGAAACCCTGGCGGCTGGAATTAATATGCCTGCTAGGACTGCTGTTATTTCATCTCTTAGCAAAAGGACAAGCACTGGACGTATCCAATTAAGCCCTAATGAATTGCTTCAAATGGCAGGGCGTGCTGGACGTAGAGGCATAGATGAAAGGGGCCATGTTGTGATAGTGCAGACTCCTTATGAAGGTGCTGAAGAGAGCTGCAAGCTTCTATTTTCTGGAGTTGAACCCCTCGTATCACAGTTCACGGCTTCATATGGAATGGTGTTGAATCTTCTAGGAGGTGCAAAAGTTACTCGTCACTCCAATGAATCAGATGAAACAAACACATTACAAGCAAGGAGAACTTTGGAAGAGGCAAGGAAATTAGTTGAACAAAGTTTTGGAAATTACTTAGGCAGTAATGTGATGCTTGCTGCAAAAGAGGAGCTTGCTAAAATACAGAAAGAGATAGAGGCATTGACTTATGAAATTAGTGATGAGGCTATAGATAGAAAGAGCCGGAAACTTCTAACAGAGGTGGCATATAAGGAGATTGCTGATTTACAAGAGGAATTAAGGGCAGAAAAACGTTTCAGGACTGAACTTCGAAGAAGGATGGAGTTGAAGAGATTTTCTGCTCTGAAACCTCTCCTAAAGGATTTTGAAAATGGACACCTACCCTTCATTTGCTTGCAGTATAAGGATtctgaaggagttgaaaacttcgtTCCTGCTGTTTATCTAGCAGAGGTTGAATCGCTTGATGGGTCAAAACTTAAGAACATGGTTTCAGTTGATGATTCTTTTGCACTGAGCAGTGTTGGAACATCTGACACTCATCAAGATGTTGAACCAGCTTACTCTGTGGCCCTTGGTTCAGATAACTCCTGGTATCTATTTACAGAAAAGTGGATTAAAACTGTTTATAGAAGTGGCTTTCCCAATGTTGCTTTAACTCAGGGAGAAGCTTTGCCCCGGGAAATAATGAGGACACTTCTCAATAAAGAGGAAACACAATGGGAAAAACTTGCTGATTCTGAGCTTGGTGGTCTATGGTGCATTGAAGGATCTCTGGAGACATGGTCTTGGAGTCTAAATGTGCCAGTTTTAAGTAGTCTTTACGAAAGTGATGAGGTGTTACATATGTCACAAGAATACATTGAATCAGTGGAACGTTACAGAGAGCAAAGGAACAAAGTTGCACGTTTGAAGAAAAAGATAGCCCGTACTGAGGGCTTCCGAGAATATAAAAAGATCTTAGACACGGCTAAGTTTACAGAGGAAAAGATAAAAAGGTTGAAGGCTAGATCAAATCATTTGATCAATAGAATAGAGCAAATTGAACCTTCTGGTTGGAAGGAGTTTCTACAAATCAGCAAAGTCATTCATGAAACAAGGGCATTAGACATCAATACACATGTAATATTTCCCCTGGGTGAAACAGCAGCTGCAATTCGAGGAGAAAATGAACTGTGGTTGGCAAAGGTACTTAGAAACAAAATCTTGCTAGAGTTAAAGCCTGCGCAACTCGCTGCTGTGTGCGCGAGTTTAGTGTCCGAGGGGATCAAGGTACGCGCTTGGAAAAACAATAATTACATATACGAATCTTCGCCTACTGTCCTAAATGTGATTAGTTTACTAGAAGAACAAAGGAACTCGTTTGTCCAACTTCAAGAGAAACATGAGGTAGAGATAGCTTGTTGTTTAGATGGCCAGTTTTCAGGAATGGTGGAAGCCTGGGCGTCTGGGTTATCATGGAGGGAATTGATGATGGATTGTGCGATGGATGAGGGTGATTTAGCTCGACTATTACGAAGAACGATTGACCTTTTGGCTCAGATACCTAAATTGCCTGATATCGATACCTTGCTGCAGAAAAATGCCACAACTGCATCCGATGTCATGGATCGTCCACCCATAAGCGAGCTCACTGGATGA